From the Leptospira biflexa serovar Patoc strain 'Patoc 1 (Paris)' genome, one window contains:
- a CDS encoding serine hydrolase domain-containing protein produces MKSKKVQKIHSHHKKETESLPKINPSRIESVKAKAKTKSPNLDPIFPFRLIFVFFFTLLIQCQTSGDSSLPLATQKKNQIHKEIVSKWESLSPSSIKSLTYLYIMGDGEVHSGQIGNQTEGKVDRFKIGSISKLFTGIAILQLQDSGKLKLDDPVSIYLPEIKMVKPKIQGYREITIRDLLTHQSGLPSDLAKGFFLPPDAKEETILESFRALPNSLASMERNEPGKIHSYSNLSFGLLGNIIERSSGEPIEVYFQKHIFEKAGMKHTTLLESLPNSELISGYSGLFWKTQTIRPVIRDLTAGSISTTGEDMGLFMKAFFKSKENKGLFSSESFEEFHRSQPGPTSNFDMKLGLPVLKTSYEADGKIIWFYGHSGSLPPFFADLIYDPQTEIVSFVAGNTLGLQTGSLKETNTKVMELLWEERMGLRPEPSPLPTPQNKELVKGENGFYISPFGIHEYKEGTPPTLSLTGFDLGLVEREKRYGIDLRVFFGLIKINDPQLNEIRIEFESWEGNPIFTLYSKGLPKGTAGIGVKFLPDHKFPDSQFFGTFVTKEPYAIVPKLKLEKDKRGFPLLTIYYMLGGMENTIQVPCQWEGGKTLRILGYGRNLGERIELREKDGKSILLYSGGEYEKD; encoded by the coding sequence ATGAAATCGAAGAAAGTGCAAAAGATTCATTCTCATCACAAAAAGGAAACCGAATCCTTACCAAAAATAAACCCTTCCCGAATTGAATCTGTAAAGGCCAAAGCCAAAACCAAATCTCCGAATCTCGATCCCATTTTCCCTTTCCGACTCATCTTTGTATTTTTTTTCACACTGCTTATCCAATGCCAAACCAGTGGAGATTCATCTCTTCCCCTCGCCACACAAAAGAAAAACCAAATCCATAAGGAAATTGTATCGAAATGGGAATCCCTTTCACCTTCATCGATCAAATCCTTAACCTATCTTTACATTATGGGAGATGGAGAAGTCCATTCAGGTCAAATTGGGAATCAGACGGAAGGCAAAGTGGATCGTTTTAAAATTGGGAGCATTTCAAAACTATTCACAGGGATAGCGATCTTGCAGTTACAAGACTCCGGTAAACTCAAGTTAGATGATCCTGTATCCATTTATCTCCCTGAAATCAAAATGGTAAAACCAAAAATACAAGGTTACCGTGAAATCACCATCCGCGACCTTTTGACCCACCAGTCAGGCCTTCCTTCGGACTTGGCCAAGGGATTTTTTTTACCACCAGATGCCAAAGAAGAAACCATCTTAGAATCCTTTCGAGCTTTACCAAATTCTCTTGCCAGTATGGAACGAAATGAACCTGGAAAAATTCACTCCTATTCCAATTTAAGTTTTGGTCTTTTGGGGAATATCATTGAACGCTCGTCAGGTGAACCGATCGAAGTTTATTTCCAAAAACATATCTTTGAAAAGGCGGGGATGAAACATACGACCTTACTTGAGTCCTTACCAAATTCCGAATTGATTTCTGGGTATTCCGGTTTGTTTTGGAAAACCCAAACCATCCGTCCTGTGATCCGCGATTTGACAGCGGGTTCCATATCGACAACGGGAGAAGATATGGGTCTTTTTATGAAGGCATTTTTTAAGAGTAAAGAAAACAAAGGCCTTTTCAGTTCAGAGAGTTTTGAAGAATTCCACAGGTCACAACCTGGCCCCACCTCCAATTTTGACATGAAACTTGGGTTACCCGTTCTCAAAACAAGTTACGAAGCAGATGGCAAAATCATTTGGTTTTATGGACATTCCGGATCCTTGCCTCCATTTTTTGCTGACTTAATTTATGATCCCCAAACAGAAATTGTATCCTTTGTTGCTGGCAACACTCTTGGACTCCAAACTGGAAGTTTAAAAGAAACCAACACAAAGGTGATGGAGCTATTATGGGAAGAAAGAATGGGGCTTCGTCCAGAACCAAGTCCGCTTCCTACACCACAAAACAAAGAATTAGTGAAAGGAGAGAATGGTTTTTACATCTCTCCTTTTGGAATCCATGAATACAAAGAGGGAACTCCACCTACTCTCAGTTTAACGGGGTTTGATCTGGGCCTTGTGGAAAGGGAAAAACGATATGGCATCGATTTGCGAGTGTTTTTTGGCCTCATTAAAATCAATGATCCTCAACTGAACGAAATTCGGATCGAATTTGAATCTTGGGAAGGGAATCCCATCTTTACATTGTATTCCAAAGGTTTGCCAAAAGGAACAGCCGGGATTGGTGTGAAATTTCTCCCAGACCATAAGTTCCCTGATTCCCAATTTTTTGGAACCTTTGTGACAAAAGAACCCTATGCCATTGTTCCCAAACTCAAATTGGAAAAAGACAAACGTGGATTTCCGTTATTAACGATCTACTATATGTTAGGTGGAATGGAAAATACAATCCAAGTCCCTTGCCAATGGGAAGGAGGGAAAACTCTTCGTATTTTAGGCTATGGTAGGAATTTGGGGGAGCGGATCGAACTTCGTGAAAAGGATGGAAAATCAATACTTTTGTATTCAGGTGGGGAGTATGAAAAGGATTGA
- a CDS encoding LEPBI_I0682 family protein — MKKIIVVLLSVTFIMMNCKTASSSRYSTGVATLPLAAAAYDVGQETSAKACNYELGWFNHEGINMNDEMPELSLFEWFLTGFTSGVYYAYKATSPNYSVKAAAIHRALKKTDGDVLFEMKTTTQVDGFLFPDVCVTVSGKTANLTGPSVTAKK, encoded by the coding sequence ATGAAAAAAATCATTGTTGTTCTACTTTCAGTTACATTCATCATGATGAACTGTAAAACTGCTAGCTCCTCTCGATACTCAACCGGAGTAGCAACTTTGCCTTTAGCTGCAGCAGCTTACGATGTTGGACAAGAAACATCTGCAAAAGCTTGTAACTATGAGTTAGGTTGGTTCAATCATGAAGGTATCAATATGAATGATGAAATGCCAGAACTCTCACTTTTTGAGTGGTTTCTAACAGGATTTACAAGTGGGGTTTATTATGCATATAAAGCAACTTCTCCTAACTATTCTGTAAAAGCAGCGGCGATTCACCGTGCATTGAAGAAAACCGATGGGGATGTATTGTTTGAAATGAAAACAACTACACAGGTTGACGGATTTCTCTTTCCGGATGTTTGTGTCACAGTTTCAGGAAAAACTGCAAACTTAACTGGTCCTTCTGTTACAGCAAAAAAATAA